The following coding sequences are from one Paenibacillus sp. JDR-2 window:
- a CDS encoding MFS transporter: MSKRFLNSPTAYALGMFAMMIPSQAFASFFNYYYVEKLGLSLGLATIARTVYLIWDAVNNPMAGYLSDRTRTKYGRRRPWIFFSTPAFMLVFIMVFSVPEGLGNTELFMWLLTSLILFEGVATLLWVNYGALFPELFEGDRLRAKASAVQQGFQIAAILIGTALTPILYGWIGFGWMSVVYSLVFGIFMTWFALSVREKESTHQEAPLPLIAAFRETLTNKPFWIFNISGSFAQTVNGLLAALLPFYAKYNLHISEGEVSILMGAVFVSIIPLVAVWYLISRRLGGLHSWRLALAVYGLSVIPLWFAGNLGSGILAGILVGFGMAGFLVTPAMLSGRIIDLDAERTGRRREGIYTAVAGFITRSSGLIAAVAFWIVGLMYGYQSGDEPGSQPETVFRVLICVVPLILLTVSFVISLFMKNLEEPGQSKRPV; this comes from the coding sequence GTGAGCAAGAGGTTCCTGAATTCTCCGACGGCCTATGCGCTTGGGATGTTCGCAATGATGATCCCAAGCCAGGCCTTTGCGTCTTTTTTCAACTACTACTATGTGGAAAAGCTGGGGCTTAGCCTTGGGCTGGCTACCATTGCGCGTACCGTCTATCTCATCTGGGACGCGGTCAACAATCCGATGGCCGGCTATTTGTCCGACCGGACCCGCACGAAATACGGCAGGCGCAGACCTTGGATATTTTTCTCCACGCCGGCGTTTATGCTTGTCTTCATCATGGTGTTCTCCGTTCCGGAGGGACTTGGCAATACGGAGCTGTTCATGTGGCTGCTGACTTCGCTGATCCTGTTTGAAGGAGTTGCAACGCTTCTGTGGGTGAATTACGGAGCGCTATTTCCGGAGCTGTTCGAAGGGGACCGGCTTCGCGCCAAAGCATCCGCCGTCCAGCAGGGCTTTCAGATTGCGGCTATTCTGATCGGAACGGCGCTGACGCCAATTCTTTACGGCTGGATCGGTTTTGGCTGGATGTCGGTTGTGTACTCGCTTGTATTCGGCATCTTTATGACCTGGTTCGCTTTGTCCGTCCGGGAGAAGGAGAGCACCCATCAGGAAGCGCCGCTTCCCCTGATTGCCGCCTTCCGGGAGACGCTGACGAATAAACCGTTCTGGATCTTTAATATATCCGGCTCCTTCGCCCAGACGGTGAACGGCTTGCTTGCCGCCCTGCTTCCGTTCTATGCGAAATACAACCTGCATATCTCGGAGGGCGAGGTGTCCATCCTGATGGGGGCCGTCTTTGTCTCCATTATTCCGCTTGTCGCGGTCTGGTACCTGATCTCCCGCAGGCTTGGCGGTCTGCACAGCTGGCGGCTGGCGCTCGCCGTTTACGGGCTTTCCGTCATTCCGCTATGGTTCGCGGGCAATCTTGGCAGCGGTATTCTCGCCGGCATCCTTGTTGGCTTCGGGATGGCGGGATTTCTTGTTACGCCTGCGATGCTAAGCGGCCGGATTATTGACCTCGACGCGGAGCGGACCGGCAGACGCAGAGAAGGGATTTATACGGCGGTAGCCGGTTTTATTACGCGGTCCAGCGGCTTGATCGCGGCGGTTGCCTTCTGGATTGTTGGCCTTATGTACGGCTACCAGAGCGGCGACGAACCCGGTTCGCAGCCGGAGACCGTATTCCGGGTGCTGATCTGCGTGGTTCCCCTTATTTTGCTTACGGTATCCTTTGTCATTTCCTTGTTCATGAAGAATTTAGAGGAGCCGGGTCAATCGAAACGTCCGGTGTGA
- a CDS encoding amidohydrolase family protein yields MTIPLDLLVSGVRLPGSGELTDLGIKGGKITAVGKLAGAAAKRVFQAEGRLLMPPFVEPHVHLDTTLTAGDPVWNESGTLAEGISVWTSRKKQLTREDVLARAERTLELFIGYGVLYLRAMVDIGDSKLTALRAVLELKDKYKDRMHMQVIAFPQDGLVACPENEARLEEALRLGADGVSAVPHLERTREDGVLSLRKAFALAERYSAFIHVFCDETDDEASRYLEVCASLTLTTGLGSKVTAAHANAAAYYNEPYFQKLLGLVKQSGLSIVACPLINSVMQGRYDASPKGRGITRIQDFHRAGVNVALAHDDIRTPFYPLGTGNPLDAAHMAAHLAHMCGRRDLNDIAGMITYGGAKAMGVVDYGYEQGMPRVGDPASFLLFDADDAAELIRTRSAPRYVFHQGRLAAETVPAITKLLHAASDEMAYSSYETGVRL; encoded by the coding sequence ATGACGATACCATTGGATTTGCTTGTTTCCGGGGTTAGGCTGCCCGGCAGCGGAGAATTAACGGATCTGGGCATTAAGGGCGGCAAAATAACGGCAGTCGGCAAGCTGGCCGGGGCCGCCGCCAAGAGGGTCTTTCAGGCGGAAGGAAGGCTGCTGATGCCTCCTTTTGTTGAACCGCATGTACATCTGGATACGACCTTAACGGCAGGCGACCCGGTCTGGAATGAGAGCGGAACGCTTGCGGAAGGCATCTCGGTATGGACCTCCCGCAAAAAGCAGCTGACCCGCGAAGACGTTCTAGCGAGGGCGGAACGTACGTTGGAACTGTTTATCGGCTACGGCGTGCTTTATCTTCGCGCGATGGTTGATATAGGCGACTCAAAGCTGACGGCTCTGCGAGCGGTACTGGAGCTGAAGGACAAATATAAAGACAGGATGCATATGCAAGTCATCGCTTTTCCGCAGGACGGCCTTGTCGCTTGCCCGGAAAATGAAGCCAGGCTGGAGGAAGCGCTGCGGCTTGGGGCTGACGGCGTATCCGCGGTTCCGCATCTGGAGCGGACCCGCGAGGACGGGGTATTAAGCCTCCGCAAAGCCTTTGCTCTTGCCGAGCGGTACAGCGCCTTTATTCATGTCTTCTGCGACGAGACGGACGACGAAGCTTCGCGTTATTTGGAGGTATGCGCCTCGCTTACCCTAACGACCGGGCTCGGCTCCAAGGTGACGGCCGCCCATGCCAATGCCGCGGCGTATTACAATGAGCCGTATTTTCAGAAGCTGCTTGGGCTGGTGAAGCAGTCCGGTCTTTCCATTGTGGCCTGCCCGCTGATTAACAGCGTTATGCAGGGGCGATACGATGCTTCTCCAAAGGGGCGAGGCATTACGCGGATTCAGGATTTCCACCGGGCCGGGGTTAACGTCGCTTTGGCGCATGACGATATTCGCACCCCTTTTTATCCGCTCGGAACGGGAAATCCGCTCGATGCGGCGCATATGGCGGCCCATCTTGCCCATATGTGCGGCCGTCGGGATCTGAACGATATAGCCGGCATGATTACGTACGGCGGGGCAAAAGCAATGGGGGTCGTTGACTACGGTTATGAGCAAGGAATGCCTAGGGTTGGGGATCCGGCTTCCTTCCTGCTGTTTGATGCCGATGACGCAGCCGAGCTGATTCGTACCCGGTCTGCCCCGCGATATGTGTTCCATCAGGGCAGGCTGGCAGCGGAAACGGTGCCTGCTATTACGAAGCTGCTGCACGCGGCGAGTGATGAAATGGCCTACTCAAGTTATGAAACAGGAGTAAGATTATAA
- a CDS encoding helveticin J family class III bacteriocin codes for MIRNQKLSLVNRPFKMFISVFLVFLLFGATVVPAFAASPGKTVNASATLAYSLKGLKHNLAVQKAYIASKYLYVTQRSGGTVYLSRLLMNGRTATYVDEMTITNSGHGQTLDMYTYNKVDYFYFSSKADALTSYDWSLQVARLKYSAGKKYDYTGLRRFTYLNYANKTGKRLGDTYRVDGGGNSDYTIFRVQTSQGSVTWSIYNTAALNRLLDSNEQVRMDSAAAKKACVASFTQTGSNIVRPNGSFQGMDMLGSTKIFTSGGAEGQTPSVALMSKTGAYKSLVKITNVGKHEIEGVQTKNGNVYFTIVTDPKNKKDTQKVYYVPESKFN; via the coding sequence ATGATTCGCAATCAGAAGCTTAGTCTTGTAAACAGGCCATTTAAAATGTTTATTTCCGTCTTTCTTGTCTTTCTTCTATTTGGCGCAACCGTTGTGCCCGCCTTTGCGGCCAGTCCGGGGAAAACCGTAAACGCGTCGGCTACCTTGGCGTATAGTCTGAAAGGTCTCAAGCACAATCTGGCCGTCCAGAAGGCCTATATCGCATCCAAGTATCTTTACGTCACCCAGCGCTCGGGAGGAACGGTCTATTTATCCAGATTACTGATGAATGGACGCACCGCTACCTACGTGGACGAAATGACGATTACCAATTCCGGCCACGGCCAAACGCTCGATATGTACACCTACAACAAGGTCGATTACTTCTATTTCAGTTCAAAAGCGGACGCATTAACCTCGTACGACTGGTCGCTTCAAGTAGCCCGGCTGAAATACTCGGCGGGCAAGAAGTATGATTATACGGGGCTTCGCCGGTTCACCTACTTGAACTATGCGAACAAGACCGGCAAGCGACTAGGCGATACCTATCGCGTGGATGGCGGCGGGAACAGCGACTATACGATTTTTCGCGTACAAACGTCCCAAGGCAGCGTTACTTGGTCGATCTATAACACGGCTGCTCTGAACCGGCTGCTGGACAGCAATGAACAGGTGCGTATGGACAGCGCGGCAGCTAAAAAAGCCTGCGTAGCCAGCTTCACCCAAACAGGCAGCAATATCGTGAGACCAAACGGATCGTTCCAGGGCATGGATATGCTAGGAAGCACGAAGATCTTTACGTCGGGCGGGGCGGAAGGGCAAACGCCAAGCGTCGCCTTGATGTCCAAAACAGGGGCATACAAATCCCTCGTCAAGATTACGAATGTGGGGAAACACGAGATCGAAGGCGTGCAGACGAAAAACGGCAATGTTTACTTTACGATCGTAACGGATCCCAAAAACAAGAAAGACACTCAGAAGGTCTACTACGTGCCCGAGAGCAAATTTAATTAA
- a CDS encoding MerR family transcriptional regulator: protein MKIQELAEMMGLSVHAIRFYEKEGLLDNRHVQREKNNYRSYTEDAIERLRMIKKFQGLGCSLTELKELFQDQDTNTKTNQQIIEWIGQKKVEIERKKAEYDQILETLDWMIEYRKVLMKDPEQAEAMLKALKAVYPH, encoded by the coding sequence ATGAAAATTCAGGAGTTAGCGGAAATGATGGGCCTATCCGTCCACGCGATCCGTTTTTACGAAAAGGAAGGCCTGCTCGACAACCGCCACGTCCAGCGGGAGAAGAACAACTATCGCAGCTATACCGAAGATGCGATTGAGCGTCTCCGGATGATCAAAAAATTTCAGGGCCTCGGCTGTTCGCTGACCGAATTAAAGGAGCTCTTTCAGGATCAGGATACGAATACGAAGACGAATCAGCAAATCATCGAATGGATCGGACAAAAGAAAGTCGAGATTGAGCGCAAGAAGGCCGAATATGATCAGATCCTTGAAACACTCGACTGGATGATCGAGTACAGGAAGGTCTTAATGAAAGATCCCGAGCAGGCTGAAGCGATGCTAAAAGCACTAAAGGCCGTTTACCCTCATTAA
- a CDS encoding GTP-binding protein — protein sequence MKQVTIGMFAHVDAGKTTLAEQLLYHTNSIRERGRVDHKDAYLDSHDIERARGITVFADQAVMTYNGATYYLIDTPGHVDFSPEMERAIQVMDYAVLVVSAVEGVQGHTETVWQLLSKHRVPTFFFINKIDRTGADVNRVMEEIQQHLTQDACLMTDSFAGGVLGEPLVESLAERDERLFDAFLSGEGDRAFWLQALQDMVKNSRLYPCVGGSALQDTGVKEFLEQLHLLTTADYNGQAPFGGRVYKIRHDKSGTRLTYIKALSGTLKVREELCYGGGDGQICEKATRLMLVNGSKMQAVDQVSAGDLFAVIGLSEADAGQGVGLYSDKLSYDLVPALTSKVIFSEALPVKDVLKAFRILNAEDPSLNVVWEETLQEIHIHVMGVIQLEVLQQLVKDRFGFDVDFGSPEILYKETILRPVKGYGHFEPLRHYAEVHLLLEPGERGSGITFKNAAHVHDLSIGNQNLIETHLFEREHHGLLTGSPLTDVQVTLLTGAAHNEHTHGGDFREAAFRALRQGLEKADNLLLEPFYGYKIKVELDHLGKVLSDLQRASGQFDPPQTTQSHAVVTGRVPVATFMDYSTELAAFTHGRGSIQLIFAGYDRCHNEQEVIERKGYRKDADPLYTSSSIFCAKGAGYAVAWDEAEAKMHLL from the coding sequence ATGAAGCAAGTAACGATTGGCATGTTCGCGCATGTGGATGCGGGCAAGACCACGCTGGCGGAACAGCTTCTTTATCATACGAACAGCATACGGGAGCGGGGCCGGGTCGATCATAAGGATGCCTACCTCGACAGCCACGATATTGAACGGGCGAGAGGGATAACGGTGTTTGCGGATCAGGCTGTTATGACCTATAACGGCGCGACTTATTACTTGATCGATACGCCGGGCCACGTCGATTTCTCGCCGGAGATGGAGCGCGCTATCCAGGTGATGGATTATGCCGTCCTGGTCGTGAGCGCCGTGGAGGGCGTGCAGGGACATACGGAAACGGTCTGGCAGCTGCTTTCGAAGCACCGCGTACCGACGTTCTTTTTCATCAACAAAATCGACCGGACCGGAGCGGACGTTAACCGCGTAATGGAGGAAATTCAGCAGCATCTGACGCAGGATGCTTGTCTGATGACGGACAGCTTTGCGGGCGGCGTCTTGGGAGAGCCGTTAGTGGAGAGTCTGGCAGAGAGGGATGAGCGGTTATTTGATGCATTCCTCTCCGGTGAAGGCGACCGGGCCTTCTGGCTGCAAGCTTTGCAGGACATGGTAAAGAACAGCAGGTTATACCCATGTGTTGGCGGTTCAGCCCTGCAGGATACCGGCGTGAAGGAGTTCCTGGAGCAGCTTCATCTGCTTACGACGGCCGACTATAACGGACAAGCTCCTTTTGGAGGAAGAGTCTATAAAATCCGTCATGACAAGAGCGGTACCCGTTTAACCTATATCAAGGCTTTAAGCGGTACGCTCAAGGTTCGCGAAGAGCTCTGCTATGGCGGCGGGGATGGGCAAATCTGCGAGAAGGCAACCAGGCTGATGCTCGTGAACGGCAGTAAAATGCAGGCGGTTGATCAGGTGTCGGCCGGGGACCTATTTGCCGTTATCGGGCTGTCCGAAGCGGACGCGGGACAAGGCGTAGGACTCTACTCGGACAAGCTGTCCTATGATCTGGTGCCCGCTTTGACGTCAAAGGTCATATTCTCCGAAGCCCTCCCCGTGAAGGATGTGCTGAAGGCGTTCCGCATTCTGAATGCGGAGGACCCGTCTTTGAACGTTGTCTGGGAGGAGACGCTGCAGGAGATTCATATTCACGTGATGGGCGTTATTCAGCTCGAAGTGCTGCAGCAGCTGGTGAAGGACCGTTTCGGCTTTGACGTGGATTTTGGCAGTCCGGAAATTTTGTACAAGGAGACCATCTTGAGGCCCGTAAAAGGCTATGGTCATTTCGAGCCGCTTCGGCATTACGCCGAGGTGCATCTGCTCTTGGAGCCGGGCGAGCGGGGCAGCGGCATCACGTTCAAGAATGCTGCCCACGTGCATGACCTGAGCATAGGCAATCAGAATCTGATCGAGACGCATCTGTTCGAACGCGAGCATCACGGGCTGTTGACGGGCAGTCCGCTAACGGACGTGCAGGTCACTTTGCTTACGGGCGCCGCCCATAACGAGCATACGCATGGCGGAGATTTCCGGGAGGCTGCCTTCCGGGCACTCAGGCAAGGGCTCGAGAAGGCGGACAATCTGCTGCTTGAACCGTTTTACGGGTATAAAATCAAGGTTGAGCTGGACCATCTGGGCAAGGTGTTGTCGGATTTGCAACGTGCTTCAGGCCAGTTCGATCCGCCTCAGACCACGCAGTCCCATGCGGTGGTTACGGGCCGGGTGCCCGTCGCGACTTTTATGGATTACAGCACGGAGCTCGCCGCCTTTACGCATGGCCGGGGCAGCATTCAGCTGATCTTCGCCGGTTACGACCGCTGCCATAACGAGCAGGAGGTCATTGAGCGGAAAGGCTACCGGAAGGATGCGGACCCTTTATATACGTCCTCGTCTATTTTTTGTGCGAAAGGCGCCGGTTATGCGGTAGCTTGGGATGAGGCGGAAGCAAAAATGCATTTGCTCTAG
- a CDS encoding SDR family oxidoreductase, translated as MLIFLTGATGYIGTEVVRELIEGGHQVVGLTRSDKGAALLVEAGAEAHLGTLEDLDSLQRGAAAADGVIHLAFRHDFSDFAGSLAMDLRAVEAMGAVLEGSGKPFVITAHANGIESENAVLGLAERGVRTSIVSLAPSVHGERDKGFVPQLIQTARAKGFSAYIGDGVNRWPAVHRIDAASLFRLAVEAAPAGSRLDGVGDEGIAFRDIATVIGQHLNVPVRSISREEAAAHFGFLGMLAGLDIPRSSEQTQELLGWKPTHPGLLEDLEQGHYFGV; from the coding sequence ATGCTTATATTCTTAACCGGAGCAACCGGCTATATTGGTACGGAAGTTGTTAGAGAGCTGATCGAAGGCGGTCATCAGGTTGTAGGGCTTACCCGTTCCGATAAAGGTGCAGCCTTATTGGTAGAAGCCGGTGCGGAGGCGCACCTTGGCACCCTTGAGGATCTCGATAGCCTTCAGCGCGGCGCCGCTGCCGCAGACGGCGTCATTCATTTGGCATTCCGTCATGACTTTTCGGATTTTGCCGGCTCGCTTGCCATGGATCTTCGCGCAGTTGAGGCGATGGGAGCCGTGCTTGAAGGCTCCGGCAAACCGTTTGTAATTACGGCTCATGCCAATGGCATCGAATCGGAGAATGCGGTATTGGGGCTAGCCGAGCGCGGGGTGCGGACATCCATTGTGTCGCTTGCCCCATCTGTACACGGAGAGCGGGATAAAGGCTTTGTACCGCAGCTCATTCAGACGGCCCGTGCGAAAGGGTTCTCCGCGTACATCGGCGACGGCGTAAACCGCTGGCCGGCTGTGCATCGCATCGATGCGGCATCCTTGTTCCGGCTCGCCGTGGAAGCTGCGCCGGCAGGCTCGAGGCTAGACGGAGTTGGCGACGAAGGGATCGCGTTCCGCGACATTGCCACGGTTATCGGACAGCATTTGAACGTGCCGGTACGCAGCATTTCCCGTGAGGAGGCTGCTGCCCACTTCGGTTTCCTGGGCATGCTCGCAGGGCTTGATATTCCACGTTCAAGCGAACAGACGCAGGAGCTGCTTGGCTGGAAGCCAACTCATCCGGGACTGCTCGAGGATCTGGAGCAAGGACACTATTTTGGCGTTTAA
- a CDS encoding MerR family transcriptional regulator, whose amino-acid sequence MYSIRKVSQLVGIPAVTIRAWENRYQITEPVRSAGGHRLYRDADIDTLRWIKQQMDSCHLKISEAVTLYRNKQAITSSTRTFSEPNRFTSLSEQLCRELVDMNTVQANEVIDLCFSLFHHEEVFHHILTPVMRQIGTAWENGVISVAQEHFASQIIIQRCTQFIRILPLNPHLPRAVALCPEGEHHQMGLMLFSLFLRNKGHDVIYLGPDTPLNDITALIGAKNIGIVAISLNNPALAGSVEKWITQCRQAYPALTIIAGGDGFQGCSANLAPLVCPPGPSEWDNWYSLLLYR is encoded by the coding sequence ATGTATAGTATTCGCAAAGTATCCCAGTTAGTTGGGATTCCCGCTGTTACCATCCGGGCATGGGAGAACCGATATCAGATTACCGAGCCCGTTCGAAGCGCAGGCGGCCACCGCCTATACCGGGACGCGGATATCGATACTCTACGCTGGATCAAGCAGCAGATGGACAGCTGTCACTTGAAGATTAGCGAAGCCGTCACCCTTTACCGGAACAAGCAGGCGATTACCTCGTCAACCCGGACGTTTAGCGAGCCGAACCGCTTCACCAGCCTGAGCGAACAGCTCTGCCGCGAGCTCGTTGATATGAATACCGTCCAGGCCAATGAGGTCATCGATTTATGCTTTTCCTTATTCCATCATGAAGAGGTCTTCCACCATATTCTTACTCCCGTGATGAGACAAATCGGCACGGCATGGGAAAATGGTGTCATTTCGGTTGCCCAGGAGCATTTCGCTTCCCAGATCATTATCCAAAGATGCACCCAGTTCATAAGAATTTTGCCGCTGAATCCGCATCTTCCAAGGGCTGTCGCCTTATGTCCGGAGGGAGAGCATCATCAGATGGGTCTTATGCTCTTCAGCCTGTTTCTGCGGAATAAAGGCCATGATGTCATCTATCTGGGACCGGACACACCCTTAAACGATATTACAGCTCTGATTGGGGCTAAAAATATTGGAATCGTTGCCATCTCGCTCAATAACCCGGCACTGGCAGGATCCGTCGAAAAATGGATTACCCAGTGCCGCCAAGCCTATCCGGCGCTCACTATTATTGCAGGCGGCGACGGCTTTCAGGGCTGCAGCGCTAACCTTGCCCCGCTCGTCTGTCCCCCCGGACCTTCGGAATGGGACAACTGGTACAGCCTTCTTTTATACCGATAA
- a CDS encoding ABC transporter substrate-binding protein, with the protein MLTKTGSKKTLGGMTVLLAAALTLSACGDSKSSGDSKELTKVSQVTNWFAEPEHGGQYAALDKGFYKDAGLDMTIQSGGPGISSTQIVAGGKAEFGMGQADEILLARQNGIPLVAIAATFQKNPQGIMFHKGQFKDITELNGNKIFVGSGVVFWEYLKKAYSLDKVTEMKYTGSLANFVADPKAATQIYITSEPFSMQQEGVDVDYFLNYDLGYKQYGNVLYTTEDFLKKHPDTVKAYVEASIKGWDYYKDHSEEINKVMQEKNPDLKLEAMAYGAKAQEPLVYGGDAETNGVGYMSKDIWSGLQAQLVDMGLLKEAEPIEDVFTNEYLPGKGK; encoded by the coding sequence ATGCTGACAAAAACGGGATCGAAGAAAACATTAGGCGGAATGACGGTGCTTCTTGCCGCAGCGCTTACGTTGTCCGCTTGCGGCGACAGCAAATCATCCGGGGATTCGAAGGAGCTGACCAAGGTCAGCCAGGTGACCAACTGGTTCGCGGAGCCGGAGCATGGCGGGCAATATGCCGCGCTGGACAAAGGCTTTTACAAGGACGCGGGTCTCGACATGACCATTCAATCCGGCGGCCCCGGCATCTCTTCCACCCAGATTGTAGCTGGCGGGAAAGCGGAGTTCGGCATGGGTCAGGCTGACGAAATCCTGCTGGCGCGTCAGAACGGCATTCCGCTCGTGGCGATCGCGGCGACCTTCCAGAAGAACCCGCAGGGCATCATGTTCCATAAGGGCCAGTTCAAGGACATTACGGAGCTGAACGGCAACAAAATTTTTGTCGGCAGCGGCGTGGTGTTCTGGGAGTACTTAAAGAAAGCCTACAGCCTTGATAAGGTAACGGAGATGAAGTATACCGGCTCGCTGGCTAACTTCGTAGCGGATCCGAAGGCGGCCACGCAAATCTATATTACATCCGAGCCTTTCTCCATGCAGCAGGAGGGCGTCGACGTCGATTACTTCCTGAACTATGATCTTGGCTATAAGCAGTACGGCAACGTTCTTTATACAACCGAGGATTTCCTGAAGAAGCATCCGGATACGGTAAAAGCCTATGTGGAGGCGTCCATTAAAGGCTGGGACTACTACAAGGATCATTCCGAAGAGATCAACAAAGTGATGCAGGAGAAAAACCCGGATCTGAAGCTTGAAGCGATGGCGTATGGCGCTAAAGCGCAGGAGCCGCTTGTGTACGGCGGCGATGCGGAAACCAACGGCGTTGGCTACATGAGCAAGGACATTTGGTCCGGCCTGCAGGCGCAGCTGGTGGACATGGGGCTCTTGAAGGAAGCCGAGCCAATTGAAGATGTGTTTACGAACGAATATTTGCCGGGCAAGGGAAAATGA
- a CDS encoding amidohydrolase family protein produces the protein MRTETLEAINVKLPLQQSNDLYTVKVREGCWTAVERQDGVIASSAHLPIHALSFDELKAATLLDLEGKVMLPGFVDAHMHLDKAYSLPWVRNRSGTLLEAIENYRAASPAFTKEMIRDRIVKAALSSASFGSAVLRSHLDVPVHLGREMAMRTIEAALEAREKVSGIVDIQYFPMFFYDPAYERELTEFASETLRMGIDGIGGAPHLSPNPETNVGWAFRLAQMFDKPIDLHTDESDNPDTKTIDIYCDYVKAGGYGGRATAGHLCSLSAMEHNEAERLIAKMADAGIAVVTLPAVNLYLQGRGDRGNVRRGVTRVRELEEAGVTVAAASDNIQDPFHPFGRGDLLQIGLMTAYAAHLAKEEDIVTVLRMLTTNPAKLAGLAQYGIAPGNPASFVVVDACSEEELFQELPSSRWVFNKSKWTFASLLSRFGIEPSLSGSPA, from the coding sequence TTGCGCACAGAAACGCTGGAAGCTATTAACGTAAAGCTGCCGTTGCAGCAAAGCAATGACCTGTACACGGTCAAAGTGCGGGAAGGATGCTGGACGGCGGTTGAACGCCAGGACGGAGTGATTGCCTCCTCCGCTCATCTGCCGATTCATGCGCTGTCGTTCGACGAATTAAAGGCAGCCACATTGCTTGATCTCGAAGGCAAAGTGATGCTTCCGGGCTTTGTGGATGCCCATATGCATCTCGACAAGGCATATTCCCTGCCTTGGGTACGCAACCGGTCCGGCACGCTGCTGGAGGCCATCGAGAATTACCGGGCGGCATCGCCGGCCTTCACGAAAGAAATGATCCGTGACCGCATTGTGAAAGCCGCGCTCAGCTCTGCTTCCTTTGGCTCGGCGGTGCTTCGCAGCCATCTCGACGTGCCGGTTCATCTTGGCCGCGAGATGGCGATGCGGACGATCGAAGCGGCGCTGGAGGCCCGGGAGAAGGTCAGCGGAATCGTAGACATTCAGTATTTCCCGATGTTCTTCTACGACCCTGCCTATGAACGGGAGCTGACGGAGTTTGCTTCCGAGACGCTTCGCATGGGTATAGACGGAATCGGCGGGGCGCCGCATCTGTCGCCTAATCCCGAGACCAATGTGGGTTGGGCGTTCCGGCTGGCTCAGATGTTTGATAAGCCGATCGATCTTCATACCGATGAATCGGATAATCCGGACACGAAAACGATCGATATTTACTGCGATTATGTGAAAGCAGGCGGATACGGCGGCCGGGCAACGGCCGGCCATCTCTGCTCCTTGTCCGCGATGGAGCATAACGAAGCGGAACGGCTGATTGCGAAAATGGCGGATGCGGGCATAGCGGTGGTTACCTTGCCCGCCGTTAATCTCTACCTGCAGGGACGCGGTGACCGAGGCAACGTACGGCGCGGCGTCACCCGCGTCAGGGAGCTTGAGGAAGCGGGAGTTACCGTTGCCGCGGCTTCGGACAATATTCAAGATCCTTTCCACCCGTTTGGCAGAGGGGATCTGCTGCAGATTGGGCTGATGACCGCCTATGCGGCTCACTTGGCGAAGGAGGAAGATATCGTCACCGTGCTTCGCATGTTGACAACCAATCCTGCCAAGCTTGCCGGTCTTGCGCAATACGGAATCGCTCCGGGTAATCCGGCAAGCTTTGTTGTCGTGGATGCCTGCTCGGAGGAAGAGCTGTTCCAGGAGCTTCCGTCATCGCGGTGGGTATTTAACAAGTCGAAGTGGACGTTTGCCTCCTTGCTTAGTCGGTTCGGCATAGAGCCGAGTCTGTCGGGATCGCCTGCATAG
- a CDS encoding NAD(P)H-dependent oxidoreductase produces the protein MANVLVIYFSAYGHIHRMAEAAAQGAETEGHTARLVRIPEFRHPDNVTALLDHPDRRRPAEDSRLSGTFRVGARWEKYEAAQAVQQSVREATADDLRWADGIVWGFPTYYGSMPAQVKSFLDLSGSLCAGGELEGKPSGVMTSAGSIHTGHEATILTSIIPLLHFGMVYVGLPYSQNPEYLTADAIGGSPYGPSTLAGPDSSRTPDERELRMAGRLGARVARFAAATKGIK, from the coding sequence ATGGCGAACGTGCTTGTCATTTACTTCAGCGCATACGGACATATTCACCGGATGGCGGAAGCCGCCGCGCAAGGTGCTGAGACCGAAGGGCATACGGCACGGCTTGTCCGTATTCCGGAGTTCCGCCATCCGGACAATGTAACCGCGCTGCTTGATCATCCGGACCGCAGACGGCCAGCGGAAGACAGCCGGCTGTCCGGTACGTTCCGGGTTGGGGCCCGCTGGGAGAAGTACGAAGCCGCTCAGGCTGTTCAGCAGTCGGTACGCGAAGCGACGGCGGACGATCTCCGCTGGGCGGACGGCATTGTCTGGGGCTTCCCGACCTACTATGGCTCCATGCCGGCGCAAGTCAAATCCTTCCTCGACCTGTCGGGCAGCCTATGCGCCGGCGGAGAGCTGGAAGGGAAGCCAAGCGGCGTTATGACAAGCGCCGGATCTATTCACACGGGTCACGAAGCAACGATCCTGACGTCTATCATTCCGCTGCTGCATTTCGGAATGGTGTACGTCGGATTGCCGTATTCGCAGAATCCGGAATATTTGACCGCGGACGCCATTGGCGGGTCCCCTTACGGCCCTTCGACGCTGGCGGGACCGGACAGCTCAAGAACGCCGGATGAGCGCGAGCTCCGGATGGCTGGCAGGCTAGGCGCGAGGGTGGCGAGATTTGCCGCGGCAACCAAAGGCATAAAATGA